Proteins from a genomic interval of Meiothermus sp.:
- a CDS encoding class I fructose-bisphosphate aldolase, whose protein sequence is MNTFNRNLDHLPLGVRSRLETLLSRTGGRLAVLPIDQGLEHGPIDFLDSPEAADPEHQFRLAAEAGFSGIAAHLGLAEKYLPDHAGQVPLILKLNGKTGIPPDEEAFSPLTAGVEDALRLNAQAVGYTLYVGSPAQDRDIAQFQRVRAEAGRYGLPVIVWAYPRGRWVDQKGGKDSPYAVEYAVRVALELGADVVKVNIPRYDPARKEQYPGEYKNLELSPHQALRRVVDLAGRALVIVSGGARLSEDAAVAQARLALEAGAAGLIFGRNIWQRPFPRALELSRRLLDLVRGRN, encoded by the coding sequence ATGAACACGTTCAACCGCAACCTCGACCACCTTCCCTTAGGCGTGCGCAGCCGACTTGAAACCCTGTTGAGCCGGACGGGGGGCCGCCTTGCCGTGTTGCCCATCGACCAGGGTCTGGAGCACGGCCCTATCGACTTCCTCGACTCCCCCGAGGCCGCCGACCCCGAGCACCAGTTCCGCCTGGCGGCCGAGGCCGGCTTTTCCGGCATCGCCGCGCACCTGGGCTTGGCCGAGAAGTACCTGCCCGATCATGCCGGCCAGGTTCCGTTAATCCTCAAGCTCAACGGCAAGACCGGCATTCCTCCGGACGAGGAGGCCTTCAGCCCCCTCACCGCCGGCGTGGAGGACGCCCTCCGGCTGAACGCACAGGCGGTCGGTTATACCCTCTACGTCGGCTCACCCGCCCAGGACCGCGACATCGCTCAATTTCAGCGGGTACGGGCGGAGGCCGGGCGCTACGGCCTTCCCGTCATCGTCTGGGCCTACCCGCGGGGCCGCTGGGTTGACCAGAAGGGGGGTAAGGATTCGCCCTACGCCGTCGAATACGCCGTGCGGGTCGCCCTTGAGCTCGGGGCGGACGTGGTCAAGGTCAACATCCCGCGCTACGACCCCGCCCGTAAGGAGCAATACCCCGGTGAATACAAGAACCTGGAGCTTTCGCCTCACCAGGCCCTGCGGCGGGTGGTGGATCTGGCGGGGCGAGCGCTGGTGATCGTCTCGGGCGGGGCACGCCTGTCAGAGGACGCCGCCGTTGCCCAGGCCCGGCTCGCCCTCGAGGCCGGGGCGGCGGGGTTGATCTTCGGGCGCAACATCTGGCAGCGCCCCTTCCCCCGGGCCCTGGAGCTTTCCCGGCGGCTGCTGGATCTGGTCAGAGGCCGGAACTGA
- a CDS encoding acyltransferase produces MPWLLPKPIPESSDRLLQRWLGGLAERLSDPSTDRYALVRDELARILHARPYDELAEAAPMAAFALDARNATFEAEHYVATDPERFDRVKPLLWLWKALDLTPLGQSVHSGVAIRRALAPFIFRRVGRNPKFFQNVEFSVGYNLELGDDVVVHRYALLDDIGGLVIGDRSSVSDYVNLYSHTHHVLASPDVTLRQTLIGSGVRITYHATVLAGVCVGDDALIGTGAVVTKDVPPHAVALGVPARPVRYKVRHDCPYCRRGEPHPSQCQDRLPDRKPNPDYPDFLKPGFGTREA; encoded by the coding sequence ATGCCCTGGCTTTTGCCCAAGCCCATCCCTGAAAGCTCCGACCGGCTCCTCCAGCGCTGGCTGGGCGGGCTGGCCGAGCGGCTGTCGGACCCCTCCACCGACCGCTACGCCCTGGTGCGGGACGAGCTCGCGCGCATCCTGCACGCGCGGCCCTACGACGAGCTGGCCGAGGCGGCGCCCATGGCGGCCTTCGCCCTCGACGCGCGCAACGCCACCTTCGAGGCCGAGCACTACGTCGCCACCGACCCCGAGAGGTTCGACCGGGTCAAGCCGCTGCTGTGGCTGTGGAAGGCCCTCGACCTCACGCCGCTGGGGCAGTCGGTGCACTCGGGCGTGGCCATCCGCCGGGCGCTGGCCCCCTTCATCTTCAGGCGCGTGGGGCGCAACCCCAAGTTCTTCCAGAACGTGGAGTTCAGCGTGGGGTACAACCTCGAGCTCGGCGACGACGTGGTGGTGCACCGCTACGCCCTCCTCGACGACATCGGCGGGCTGGTGATCGGCGACCGCTCGTCCGTCTCCGACTACGTCAACCTCTACAGCCACACCCACCACGTGCTGGCCTCGCCCGACGTGACCCTCAGGCAGACCCTCATCGGCTCGGGGGTGCGCATCACCTACCACGCCACCGTGCTGGCCGGGGTGTGCGTCGGCGACGACGCGCTCATCGGCACCGGGGCCGTGGTCACCAAGGACGTCCCGCCCCACGCCGTCGCGCTGGGCGTCCCGGCCAGGCCGGTGCGCTACAAGGTGCGCCACGACTGCCCCTACTGCCGCCGCGGCGAGCCCCACCCCTCGCAGTGCCAGGACCGCCTCCCCGACCGCAAGCCCAACCCCGACTACCCCGACTTCCTCAAGCCCGGCTTCGGGACGCGGGAGGCGTGA